One window of Paenibacillus sp. FSL K6-3182 genomic DNA carries:
- a CDS encoding RNA polymerase sigma factor gives MSGAHDKFEDIFTLYYDRIRRFLSLKVDIQTAEDLTQLTFMKAMEHINSFRGDSSLFTWICHIANNNLKNEFRRKDRNCETYVDLNHLENRFISFEFTKNVEIRIDITLALEQLSEIDREIISLHYDVGCTLKEVSEITQMKLSAVKNRLYRALEKLRKELHNDEEVRSFMSVIDYITVISKNELKGASEQDSKVYQDIINHLKTSVDRICTQLRHQPSKKISIEIYPDLQSFHHAVGEPDAPNWFMGVIENNTIKIASPLHPGPEHTYQSILKSTLHLYTIWLVTDINPAAPKWLYQGLGGYEAGLMTKEYIDSSIAELVKHSQIPTFEDLEDNTWEFDEKKGFQFSYTLSEFVLQHYGIDALNKIIRNPLDFEDAFNCSAAEIHKLWSHTLKARLN, from the coding sequence ATGTCAGGGGCCCACGACAAATTCGAGGACATTTTCACGCTATATTACGATAGAATTAGAAGATTTCTCTCGCTGAAGGTCGACATTCAGACTGCAGAGGATTTAACACAGCTAACATTTATGAAGGCTATGGAGCACATCAATAGTTTTCGTGGTGATTCTAGTCTATTCACTTGGATATGCCATATTGCGAACAACAATTTAAAAAATGAATTCCGTAGAAAAGATCGTAATTGCGAAACCTATGTAGACTTAAACCACTTAGAAAATCGTTTTATATCTTTTGAATTCACCAAAAATGTAGAGATACGAATCGATATCACCTTAGCTTTAGAACAATTAAGCGAGATTGATCGTGAAATCATTTCGCTCCATTATGATGTCGGCTGCACTTTGAAAGAGGTGTCCGAGATTACTCAGATGAAATTAAGCGCAGTCAAAAATCGCCTGTACAGAGCTTTAGAAAAGTTAAGAAAAGAATTGCACAATGACGAGGAGGTTCGAAGCTTTATGTCTGTAATCGACTATATTACTGTTATTAGTAAAAATGAGCTTAAGGGTGCATCCGAGCAGGATAGCAAGGTGTATCAAGATATCATCAATCATCTGAAAACCAGCGTTGATCGTATTTGTACGCAATTAAGACATCAACCTTCAAAAAAAATATCAATAGAAATTTATCCAGATCTTCAATCCTTCCACCATGCGGTTGGTGAGCCAGATGCGCCCAATTGGTTTATGGGTGTAATTGAGAATAATACGATAAAAATTGCTTCTCCGCTCCATCCAGGTCCAGAACATACGTATCAATCCATTCTTAAATCAACACTCCATCTCTATACGATTTGGTTGGTGACAGATATTAACCCTGCCGCTCCAAAATGGTTATACCAAGGACTAGGCGGATACGAAGCTGGTCTCATGACAAAGGAATACATCGATTCTTCAATAGCAGAGCTTGTGAAACACAGCCAAATTCCTACTTTTGAGGATTTAGAAGATAACACATGGGAATTTGATGAGAAAAAGGGGTTTCAATTTTCTTATACGCTCTCTGAATTTGTTTTACAACACTATGGCATTGACGCCCTTAATAAAATCATCAGAAATCCACTCGATTTTGAAGATGCATTCAACTGTTCTGCAGCAGAAATTCACAAGCTTTGGTCTCATACACTCAAAGCAAGGTTGAATTAA